TAATACACCGCATCTGCCGGAATCGTCATAACGTTTTCTACCTTGTCAGAGATTACATTGACGGTAGCTGAGGTTCCTGTAGCTAAGGCAGCCTTGGCATCAATTTTAGCCTTTACCTTAAATAGCCCAGAAGCGGAATCCACCATGGTGCTGATTTCACTGACAGTGCCCACATAAGAGCTGCCCCCTTTTTCCACAGTTAACGTATCGCCCACCTTCATATTCTTGGTTACTCGCTCTGTGGCATCAAAAGAAACGACCTTATCGCTTCCGCCGGAGATAACGCAAATTTTTGTCTGCGGACCTACGTTGTCATACACGTCTACGTCACAGGATTCCACCAGACCGCTGGTAGATGCAGTAACTACACTATACTCTGATTCGTTGTTATATGTATTGGTAGCGGATTGATAATTCAGCTGGGCTCTGGATAAAGCGTTTTTCGCATCCTCATAGCTCTGCGTAGAAATGTCTCCACTGGTGTAGAGGGCTTCGGCCCTTTCCATAGCAGTTCTGGCATCAGACAAGTTTACCTGTGCTGA
The genomic region above belongs to Aminipila butyrica and contains:
- a CDS encoding efflux RND transporter periplasmic adaptor subunit, producing the protein MKGKLKGKMKIIVSVAVVLVLAVVLVPRIIADRQENYEEATPPSVQLASPQVGNIELKSSLIGKVEPANYEEIYPKISGQVTSVKVTAGQTVSAGQVICTIENKQLESAGIGVQSAQVNLSDARTAMERAEALYTSGDISTQSYEDAKNALSRAQLNYQSATNTYNNESEYSVVTASTSGLVESCDVDVYDNVGPQTKICVISGGSDKVVSFDATERVTKNMKVGDTLTVEKGGSSYVGTVSEISTMVDSASGLFKVKAKIDAKAALATGTSATVNVISDKVENVMTIPADAVYYEDGQALVYTYEKGKAKKVFIEAGIADDENIQVISGLSSSDKVIATWSSELYEGAAVNGVN